A genomic stretch from Edaphobacter aggregans includes:
- a CDS encoding RDD family protein: protein MSSAQLDILPPDEAPSQMEAAAPFALKEQVAERLAAHRARRTRVSGSAPTPIAPTTPARSRSAQIAAAVAERYAQSQSYRAFLAEEAERAIRQAEAAAEIAVLNARAVADAQNQLLFELDQLASETPAPAPTLVLTPTPTPETALAASPLITEAPADTSAPVLTVRLYEDAAHPIVPEPFAVARPKPEFKSEPLDEAEDLALDEEIAFRQSPVFEPTTPPIDIPANLIEFPRQLVAPRKARPRLAEGPLREEATHTHNPAQLRIFEVEPTQISAAPVVESAAPEWSSIMLGALPAAAPVETPEAPFNPVLPLMTAPLRLRLMAAITDICIVTAGLLAFITTFALTAGKLLEKFPAANPSGHMPTQLAAIAALATFAFLYILYQVLFFTFAEATPGMRFARIGLCTFSDENPTRAALRRRLFACLLSACPLGLGFLWAFLDDDRLGWHDRISRIYQRSY, encoded by the coding sequence ATGAGTTCCGCACAACTGGACATACTCCCACCAGACGAAGCTCCCAGCCAGATGGAAGCAGCTGCCCCCTTCGCCCTCAAGGAGCAGGTAGCCGAACGTCTCGCCGCTCACCGCGCCCGCCGCACCCGTGTCTCCGGCAGCGCTCCCACACCGATCGCCCCCACCACTCCCGCCCGATCCCGTTCCGCCCAAATCGCCGCAGCCGTCGCCGAGCGCTACGCCCAGTCCCAAAGCTACCGTGCTTTCCTCGCTGAAGAGGCCGAGCGCGCCATCCGCCAGGCCGAGGCAGCCGCCGAGATCGCAGTCCTCAACGCCCGAGCCGTCGCCGACGCCCAGAACCAGCTCCTCTTCGAACTCGACCAGCTCGCCTCCGAAACCCCGGCTCCGGCTCCGACACTCGTCTTAACTCCCACCCCCACGCCCGAAACCGCACTCGCAGCGTCGCCCCTCATCACCGAGGCACCCGCCGACACCTCTGCCCCTGTCCTTACCGTCCGCCTCTACGAAGACGCGGCCCACCCCATCGTTCCCGAACCCTTCGCCGTCGCCCGCCCCAAGCCTGAGTTCAAGTCCGAGCCACTCGACGAAGCCGAAGACCTCGCCCTCGACGAAGAGATCGCCTTCCGTCAGTCTCCCGTCTTCGAACCAACGACTCCACCCATCGACATCCCCGCCAATCTCATCGAATTCCCTCGCCAGCTCGTCGCCCCCCGCAAGGCCCGTCCGCGACTCGCCGAAGGCCCCCTGCGCGAAGAGGCGACACACACACACAACCCCGCCCAACTCCGCATCTTCGAGGTCGAACCCACTCAGATCTCCGCCGCTCCCGTCGTCGAATCCGCCGCCCCCGAGTGGTCCTCCATCATGCTCGGCGCCCTCCCCGCTGCGGCCCCCGTCGAGACCCCCGAGGCCCCCTTCAACCCGGTCCTTCCCTTGATGACCGCTCCGCTCCGTCTCCGCCTCATGGCCGCCATTACTGACATCTGCATCGTCACGGCTGGCCTGCTCGCCTTCATCACCACCTTCGCTCTCACCGCAGGCAAGCTCCTCGAAAAATTCCCGGCCGCCAACCCCTCCGGCCACATGCCCACGCAGCTTGCTGCCATCGCGGCCCTTGCCACCTTCGCGTTCCTTTACATCCTCTACCAGGTCCTCTTCTTCACCTTCGCCGAAGCCACCCCCGGCATGCGCTTCGCCCGCATCGGCCTCTGCACCTTCTCCGACGAGAACCCCACCCGCGCTGCCCTGCGGCGCCGCCTCTTCGCCTGCCTGCTCTCAGCCTGCCCTCTCGGCCTGGGCTTTCTATGGGCCTTCCTCGACGACGACCGCCTCGGCTGGCACGATCGTATCTCCCGGATCTACCAGCGCAGCTATTAG